The following coding sequences are from one Portunus trituberculatus isolate SZX2019 chromosome 32, ASM1759143v1, whole genome shotgun sequence window:
- the LOC123512000 gene encoding pyridoxal kinase-like, translating into MASQHGVRVLSIQSHVVSGYVGNKSACFPLQVLGFEVDTINSVQFSNHTGYQHFKGQVLDDAQLGDLIEGLQTNGIDYYTHLLTGYIGSSSFLQKVKSVVEHLKTVNPNLIYVCDPVMGDNGKMYVPGELLPVYREQIVPLADIITPNQYEAELLSGQKIKGKGDAAAVLEWFHEQGVKTVVLSSTDLGTQEELVVLASSITNGSKEKFNAHIPRLPANFTGTGDLFAALLLAWSHHTNNNLKRSVEATLNTMQAILHRTLARAREEAGPGQPLTVRHLELKLVQSLEDIRSPASKVTASPLLS; encoded by the exons ATGGCATCACAACACGGTGTGCGGGTGCTGTCCATCCAGAGTCATGTCGTATCAGGCTACGTAGGCAACAAGAGTGCATGTTTCCCCCTTCAG GTGCTGGGCTTTGAGGTGGACACCATCAACTCTGTTCAGTTCTCCAATCACACCGGCTACCAGCACTTCAAGGGCCAGGTGCTGGACGATGCACAACTGG GTGATCTCATTGAGGGCCTGCAGACCAATGGCATTGACTACTACACACACCTGCTCACCGGCTACATTggctcctcctcattcctgcAGAAGGTGAAGAGTGTTGTGGAACACCTCAAGACTGTCAACCCTAACCTGATctatg TGTGTGACCCGGTGATGGGAGACAACGGCAAGATGTACGTCCCTGGGGAGCTGCTGCCTGTGTACCGAGAGCAAATTGTCCCTCTGGCAGACATCATCACACCCAACCAGTATGAGGCAGA ACTCTTGAGTGGGCAGAAGATCAAGGGCAAGGGTGACGCAGCAGCAGTGCTGGAGTGGTTCCACGAGCAGGGAGTGAAGACTGTTGTTCTATCCAGCACCGACCTAGGCACTCAGGAGGAGCTGGTGGTGCTggcctcctccatcacca ATGGCTCCAAGGAGAAGTTCAACGCACACATTCCTCGTCTGCCAGCCAACTTCACAGGCACCGGCGACCTGTTTGCTGCTCTGCTGCTGGCCTGgtcacaccacaccaacaacaacctcAAG CGGTCTGTGGAGGCCACACTGAACACCATGCAGGCCATCCTGCACCGCACGCTGGCCCGGGCCAGGGAGGAGGCGGGTCCTGGCCAGCCACTCACCGTGCGACACCTGGAGCTAAAGCTGGTGCAGAGCCTGGAGGACATCCGATCCCCGGCCTCAAAGGTCACTGCCTCACCCCTGCTCTCCTAG